In Passer domesticus isolate bPasDom1 chromosome 7, bPasDom1.hap1, whole genome shotgun sequence, one genomic interval encodes:
- the POU3F4 gene encoding POU domain, class 3, transcription factor 4 produces MATAASNPYGLLGAGALAHAEGAGMQQGSPFRSPQKLLQSEYLQGVPGNGHPLGHHWVTSLSDGAPWPAALAGGPLEQPDVKPGREDLQLGAIIHHRSPHVSHHSPHANHPSAWGASPAHSASLAAPPAAAAAAAGQPLSVYSQGGFAVGGMLEHGGLTPPPAAAAGQGLHPGLRGEAGGEHGELGGHHCQDHSDEETPTSDELEQFAKQFKQRRIKLGFTQADVGLALGTLYGNVFSQTTICRFEALQLSFKNMCKLKPLLNKWLEEADSSTGSPTSIDKIAAQGRKRKKRTSIEVSVKGVLETHFLKCPKPAAQEISSLADSLQLEKEVVRVWFCNRRQKEKRMTPPGEQPQHDVYSHGVKTDTACHDL; encoded by the coding sequence ATGGCCACAGCCGCCTCCAACCCCTACGGCCTGCTGGGCGCCGGCGCGCTCGCCCACGCCGAGGGCGCGGgcatgcagcagggcagcccgTTCCGCAGCCCgcagaagctgctgcagagcgAGTACCTGCAGGGCGTCCCCGGCAATGGGCACCCGCTGGGGCATCACTGGGTGACCAGCCTGAGCGACGGCGCGCCCTGGCCCGCGGCGCTGGCGGGCGGCCCGCTGGAGCAGCCCGACGTGAAGCCGGGCCGCGAGGACCTGCAGCTGGGCGCCATCATCCACCACCGCTCGCCCCACGTCTCCCACCACTCGCCCCACGCCAACCACCCCAGCGCCTGGGGCGCCAGCCCGGCGCACAGCGCCTCGCTGGCcgccccccccgccgccgccgccgccgccgccgggcagCCCCTGAGCGTGTACTCGCAGGGCGGGTTCGCGGTGGGCGGCATGCTGGAGCACGGCGGGCTcaccccgccgcccgccgccgccgccggccagGGCTTGCACCCGGGGCTGCGCGGCGAGGCCGGCGGCGAGCACGGCGAGCTGGGcggccaccactgccaggaccACTCGGACGAGGAGACGCCGACCTCGGACGAGCTGGAGCAGTTCGCCAAGCAGTTCAAGCAGCGCCGCATCAAGCTGGGCTTCACCCAGGCCGACGTGGGGCTGGCGCTGGGCACCCTGTACGGCAACGTCTTCTCGCAGACCACCATCTGCCGCTTCGAggccctgcagctcagcttcAAGAACATGTGCAAGCTGAAGCCGCTGCTGAACAAGTGGCTGGAGGAGGCCGACTCCTCCACCGGCAGCCCCACGAGCATCGACAAGATCGCGGCgcaggggaggaagaggaagaagcgGACCTCCATCGAGGTGAGTGTCAAGGGCGTGCTGGAGACGCACTTCCTCAAGTGCCCCAAGCCGGCCGCCCAGGAGATCTCCTCGCTGGCGGacagcctgcagctggagaaagagGTGGTGCGGGTCTGGTTCTGCAACCGGCGGCAGAAGGAGAAGCGCATGACCCCTCCGGGCGAGCAGCCGCAGCACGACGTGTACTCGCACGGCGTGAAAACGGACACGGCCTGCCACGACCTCTGA